In a single window of the Coregonus clupeaformis isolate EN_2021a chromosome 10, ASM2061545v1, whole genome shotgun sequence genome:
- the LOC121575336 gene encoding DLA class II histocompatibility antigen, DR-1 beta chain has translation MSMLIAFYICLTLFLSIFAGTDGYFEQVVRQCRFTSKDLHGIEFIDSYVFNQAEYIRFNSTVGKFVGYTEHGVKNAEAFNSDASLLAQEQGELERYCKTNAAIDYSAILDKTAEPHVRLSSVTPPSGRHPAMLMCSAYDFYPKPIRVTWLRDGQEVKSDVTSTEELANGDWYYQIHSNLEYTPKSGEKISCMVEHISLTEPMMYHWDPSLPESERNKIAIGASGLVLGAILALAGLIYYKKKSSGVL, from the exons ATGTCGATGCTAATTGCCTTCTACATTTGCCTGACCCTGTTTTTGTCCATATTCGCTGGAACAG ATGGATATTTTGAACAGGTGGTGAGACAGTGCCGATTCACCTCAAAGGATCTGCATGGTATAGAGTTTATAGACTCTTATGTTTTCAACCAGGCTGAATATATCAGATTCAACAGCACTGTAGGAAAGTTTGTTGGATACACTGAGCATGGTGTGAAGAATGCAGAAGCATTCAACAGTGACGCTTCGTTACTGGCTCAAGAGCAAGGGGAGCTGGAGCGTTACTGTAAGACTAACGCTGCTATCGACTACAGTGCCATACTGGATAAGACAG CTGAGCCCCATGTCAGACTGAGCTCAGTGACGCCCCCCAGTGGCAGACACCCTGCCATGCTGATGTGCAGCGCCTATGACTTCTACCCCAAACCAATCAGAGTGACCTGGCTGAGGGACGGACAAGAGGTGAAATCTGATGTGACCTCCACTGAGGAGCTGGCTAACGGGGACTGGTACTACCAGATCCACTCCAACCTGGAGTACACACCCAAGTCTGGAGAGAAGATCTCCTGTATGGTGGAGCACATCAGCCTCACTGAGCCCATGATGTATCACTGGG ACCCGTCCCTGCCTGAGTCTGAGAGGAATAAGATAGCGATCGGTGCGTCTGGTCTGGTGCTGGGAGCCATCTTAGCATTAGCAGGACTGATCTACTACAAGAAGAAGTCTTCTG GGGTGCTCTAG